A DNA window from Massilia putida contains the following coding sequences:
- a CDS encoding T6SS immunity protein Tli4 family protein — protein MTRMGKRGWQKLIVLVAALACAGTWAAGQVRSMRDRSEVAKMTEKMKTICIGRFLIDVPTQSEITVSRERMAGFEIETIEEDDDAFRKRMAARETDIGAKGVGQDRDGGIVEARDLRVPNMIGRVFVYGRSRGHVMEGDRRVDMESVSVEAHGHISGLSFSLASTESSESRAKIAEELLARLRVRAEDEIPAVPGFCIWRAVFADPVPAHKTEHIAMHIGFPDHPDVALAFVSIPGGNRSRSLLTRYADMDAEASPDEMLRVSKLRSDKRVINGLEGEEVLERVRELNFATTYGFVWETQGIPDDPWQPFLSLELHGGINPQPGGKPVDASLHEDAVLALWDSISSSIRLRKSDPPPPDDLPTEPPAPKLGALAIAGEVCPQSGWWKCREGGPGVDVQGGTVQWICKGDRMPQALLLPRQTLWQKLRGLQPSIEPSQLTTWRLVDKRLRPRTPILVALDPPGPLSATADAPSDASGRPAALGINVRTGEVCPASGWWRCLETHALDGTRWFPRGSTLPSATFQVPVAMFGRSAGPEVIQRRSTWQLMRFAEAEFVGLLAEGGQERQGDDPPPPVGPSTFASDRRA, from the coding sequence ATGACGCGCATGGGGAAGCGCGGATGGCAAAAGCTCATCGTTTTGGTTGCAGCTTTAGCTTGTGCCGGAACTTGGGCTGCTGGCCAAGTCCGCAGTATGCGGGACAGATCCGAGGTGGCGAAAATGACGGAAAAGATGAAGACGATATGTATTGGGCGGTTTCTTATCGATGTGCCGACTCAGTCCGAGATCACCGTTTCCCGCGAGAGAATGGCCGGGTTCGAAATCGAAACGATCGAGGAGGACGACGACGCGTTCCGCAAGCGGATGGCCGCGCGTGAGACCGATATCGGTGCCAAGGGCGTGGGACAGGATCGGGACGGTGGCATTGTCGAGGCTCGCGATCTGCGGGTGCCCAACATGATTGGTCGCGTATTTGTCTATGGGCGTAGCCGCGGGCACGTGATGGAGGGTGATCGACGTGTTGACATGGAATCGGTCTCGGTCGAGGCTCATGGGCACATAAGCGGCTTGAGTTTTTCACTCGCCTCGACGGAATCGAGCGAGTCCAGAGCCAAGATTGCGGAAGAACTATTAGCGAGGCTTCGGGTTCGAGCCGAGGACGAAATTCCCGCCGTTCCTGGGTTCTGTATCTGGCGCGCCGTGTTTGCGGATCCTGTGCCTGCGCACAAGACGGAGCACATCGCGATGCATATCGGTTTTCCCGATCACCCCGATGTGGCGCTGGCATTCGTCAGTATTCCTGGTGGCAACAGAAGCCGCAGCCTTCTGACTCGCTACGCCGATATGGATGCCGAAGCGAGTCCTGATGAGATGCTGCGGGTGTCTAAGCTGCGCTCCGACAAGCGCGTGATCAACGGGCTCGAGGGCGAGGAAGTGTTGGAGCGTGTCCGCGAGTTGAATTTTGCGACGACATACGGTTTTGTATGGGAAACCCAAGGCATTCCGGATGATCCATGGCAGCCGTTCTTATCGCTCGAATTACACGGCGGAATCAATCCTCAACCGGGCGGCAAACCAGTCGACGCCAGCTTGCATGAAGACGCAGTTCTGGCTCTATGGGATAGCATCTCGTCCAGCATCCGCTTACGTAAGTCTGATCCGCCGCCGCCAGACGATCTGCCCACGGAACCGCCGGCTCCGAAGCTGGGAGCATTGGCAATCGCCGGGGAAGTGTGCCCGCAGTCCGGTTGGTGGAAGTGCCGCGAGGGCGGTCCTGGTGTCGATGTCCAAGGTGGCACGGTTCAGTGGATCTGCAAGGGCGATCGTATGCCACAGGCGCTGCTGTTGCCGCGCCAGACCCTATGGCAAAAGTTGCGTGGTCTCCAGCCGAGCATCGAACCGTCACAGCTGACCACTTGGAGACTGGTCGATAAGCGGCTGCGTCCCAGGACGCCAATTTTAGTGGCGCTCGATCCTCCGGGACCCCTTAGTGCGACTGCGGACGCGCCAAGCGATGCCAGTGGCCGGCCGGCTGCCCTCGGTATTAATGTACGGACCGGAGAAGTTTGTCCGGCGAGCGGCTGGTGGCGTTGCTTGGAGACGCATGCTCTCGACGGCACGCGCTGGTTCCCCCGCGGTAGTACCCTGCCATCCGCGACTTTTCAAGTACCAGTAGCCATGTTTGGTCGTTCAGCGGGTCCCGAAGTCATTCAGCGTCGCAGCACGTGGCAACTGATGCGTTTCGCCGAGGCTGAATTTGTCGGGCTTCTCGCTGAAGGTGGACAGGAGAGGCAAGGTGACGATCCTCCGCCTCCGGTCGGCCCGTCGACGTTCGCGAGCGACCGGCGTGCGTGA
- a CDS encoding ComEC/Rec2 family competence protein, producing the protein MRSFILGFVSGITYLQTVAALPSANLMAACAATATLLVLACASTRRRPAARIATIATAGLLAGYAWAALLAQATLAPSLAPRDEGRDLHIVGIVETLPYRFDQGVRFGFHVERSLDADVRVPPHVALSWYAGMHGARQVVGDVQPGQRWQLTVRLQRPHGNANPGGFDYEAWLLEQGVRATGYVRAGDDDTQLDAFVPGPGVLVERVRAALRARIQDALAGRAYAGVIVALVIGDQRGIDQADWQVFNRTGIGHLISISWL; encoded by the coding sequence ATGCGCAGCTTCATCCTTGGGTTCGTCAGCGGCATCACCTACCTGCAAACCGTCGCGGCGCTACCTTCTGCAAACCTGATGGCCGCCTGCGCTGCCACCGCCACGCTCCTCGTGCTGGCCTGCGCATCCACACGCCGCCGCCCGGCAGCGCGCATCGCGACAATCGCCACCGCCGGCCTCCTGGCCGGCTATGCCTGGGCCGCACTGCTGGCCCAGGCCACGCTCGCGCCATCGCTAGCCCCGCGCGACGAAGGCCGCGACCTGCACATCGTCGGCATCGTCGAGACGCTGCCGTACCGCTTCGACCAGGGCGTGCGCTTCGGCTTCCATGTCGAACGCAGCCTCGACGCGGACGTGCGGGTGCCGCCCCACGTGGCGCTGTCGTGGTACGCGGGCATGCATGGCGCGCGCCAGGTGGTCGGCGACGTCCAGCCGGGCCAGCGCTGGCAATTGACGGTGCGCCTGCAGCGCCCCCACGGCAACGCGAATCCGGGCGGGTTCGATTACGAAGCGTGGCTGCTGGAGCAAGGCGTGCGCGCCACCGGCTACGTCCGCGCCGGCGACGACGACACGCAGCTCGACGCCTTCGTGCCCGGTCCCGGCGTGCTGGTCGAACGTGTCCGCGCGGCGTTGCGGGCCCGCATCCAGGATGCCCTCGCGGGGCGCGCGTACGCAGGCGTCATCGTGGCGCTCGTGATCGGCGACCAGCGCGGCATCGACCAGGCCGACTGGCAGGTGTTCAACCGCACCGGGATCGGTCATCTGATTTCGATCTCGTGGCTATGA
- a CDS encoding sensor histidine kinase, whose product MGRLFWKFFLSILLAQVTATIGIGGTLWLRDQARQRNSEPTLDASPPATIMLDAAAATLKHGGIDALRDLAAGSRRMHLYVLDDQGHELLGRPVSAKLRDEVERNLQGDGPTHAVTQLTGADGRRYTAFASRAWHMPGMDGPGPRGFAPPASAPGARGPGGPGPRMEGGPGGPGGPGAGWFGLPPEFGRHVGRWLPIVAAMLASLLFAALLAWYFSRPIRALQRAFDAAAAGDLAPKFAHAAPRLIGDELAELGHDFDRMSAQLRALMDGQRRLLHDVSHELRSPLARLQAAIGLAHQQPDRLQASLERIERESVRMDRLVGELLTLSRLEAATAPPATEPVDVVEMVDQIADDARFEAGVVVDVDAPEPVTVRAAPDLLWSAVENIVRNAVKHGAGGRVHVCVHPDRELVHIEVLDNGPGIAPEHLGDVFEPFFRSNPTRNNVDGHGLGLAIAKRVVETHGGRISAANRAEGGLRMTITLPRVV is encoded by the coding sequence ATGGGGCGGCTGTTCTGGAAGTTCTTCCTGTCCATCCTGCTGGCCCAGGTGACCGCCACGATCGGCATCGGCGGCACCCTGTGGCTGCGCGACCAGGCGCGCCAGCGCAACAGCGAGCCTACGCTCGACGCCAGCCCGCCCGCCACGATCATGCTGGACGCGGCGGCGGCCACGCTCAAGCACGGCGGCATCGACGCCCTGCGCGACCTGGCCGCCGGCAGCCGTCGCATGCATCTGTACGTGCTCGACGACCAGGGCCATGAACTGCTCGGCCGGCCCGTGTCCGCCAAGCTGCGCGACGAGGTCGAACGCAATCTGCAGGGCGATGGCCCCACGCATGCCGTCACGCAGCTGACGGGCGCCGACGGCCGCCGCTATACCGCCTTCGCGTCGCGTGCCTGGCATATGCCGGGCATGGACGGTCCCGGACCGCGCGGGTTCGCCCCCCCGGCAAGCGCCCCGGGCGCCCGCGGTCCAGGTGGCCCGGGCCCGCGCATGGAGGGTGGTCCCGGCGGCCCAGGCGGCCCGGGCGCCGGCTGGTTCGGCCTGCCGCCGGAATTCGGCCGCCATGTGGGCCGCTGGCTGCCGATCGTCGCCGCCATGCTCGCGAGCCTGCTGTTCGCCGCCCTCCTCGCCTGGTATTTCTCGCGCCCGATCCGCGCCTTGCAGCGCGCCTTCGACGCCGCGGCCGCCGGCGACCTCGCGCCGAAATTCGCGCACGCGGCACCGCGGCTGATCGGCGACGAACTGGCGGAGCTGGGCCACGACTTCGACCGCATGAGCGCCCAGCTGCGCGCCCTGATGGATGGCCAGCGCCGCCTGCTGCACGACGTCTCGCACGAGCTGCGCTCGCCGCTGGCGCGCCTGCAGGCGGCCATCGGCCTCGCGCACCAGCAGCCCGACCGCCTGCAGGCATCGCTGGAACGCATCGAGCGCGAGAGCGTACGCATGGACCGCCTCGTCGGCGAGCTGTTGACCTTGTCGCGCCTGGAAGCGGCGACGGCGCCGCCGGCGACGGAGCCCGTCGACGTCGTCGAGATGGTCGACCAGATCGCCGACGACGCCCGCTTCGAAGCCGGCGTGGTGGTCGACGTCGACGCACCGGAGCCGGTCACCGTGCGCGCCGCGCCGGACCTGTTGTGGAGCGCCGTCGAGAACATCGTGCGCAACGCCGTCAAGCACGGCGCGGGCGGGCGCGTGCACGTGTGCGTGCATCCCGACCGCGAGCTCGTTCACATCGAAGTCCTCGACAACGGCCCCGGCATTGCCCCGGAACACCTGGGCGACGTGTTCGAACCGTTCTTCCGCTCGAACCCGACGCGCAACAACGTCGACGGCCACGGGCTCGGTCTGGCCATCGCGAAGCGGGTCGTCGAGACGCACGGCGGACGCATCTCGGCCGCGAACCGCGCGGAAGGCGGGCTGCGGATGACCATCACGCTGCCGCGCGTGGTCTGA
- a CDS encoding response regulator transcription factor → MNQVLLIDDDTELVGMFSEYLEQEGFRVACAHDGETGAREALTGQYAIAILDVMMPRMNGIETLRRIRAASRMPILMLTGRGDDADRILGLELGADDYVTKPCTPRELTARVRAILRRTQGSPNDGPGITLTVGKLTMLPEQRRAMWGGQPLELTSTEFNLLEVLARNAGRPVSKNDLSEQGLGRPLARFDRNIDVHLSSLRHKLGTLSDGRSCLQTVYRLGYQLIRE, encoded by the coding sequence ATGAACCAAGTCCTGCTTATCGACGACGACACCGAACTGGTCGGCATGTTCTCCGAATACCTGGAACAGGAAGGCTTTCGCGTCGCCTGTGCCCACGACGGCGAGACGGGCGCGCGCGAAGCGCTGACCGGCCAGTACGCCATCGCCATCCTCGACGTGATGATGCCCCGCATGAACGGCATCGAGACGCTGCGCCGCATCCGCGCCGCCAGCCGCATGCCGATCCTGATGCTGACCGGCCGTGGCGACGACGCCGACCGCATCCTCGGCCTGGAACTGGGCGCCGACGACTACGTCACGAAGCCCTGCACGCCGCGCGAACTCACGGCGCGCGTGCGCGCCATCCTGCGCCGCACCCAAGGGTCGCCGAACGACGGCCCGGGCATCACGCTCACGGTCGGCAAGCTGACCATGCTGCCGGAACAGCGCCGCGCCATGTGGGGCGGCCAGCCGCTGGAATTGACCAGCACCGAATTCAACCTGCTCGAAGTCCTTGCCCGCAATGCCGGCCGCCCGGTCAGCAAGAACGACTTGTCCGAGCAGGGCCTGGGCCGCCCGCTGGCCCGCTTCGACCGCAACATCGACGTGCACCTGTCGAGCCTGCGCCACAAACTCGGCACGCTGTCCGACGGCCGTTCCTGCCTGCAGACCGTCTACCGTCTCGGCTACCAGCTGATCCGCGAGTAG
- a CDS encoding Spy/CpxP family protein refolding chaperone, translating to MKLRSLSAAAALLAASIATTSVTPAFAAGEPPAEGDHERGPGGHGPGAPGPDMPFGRMPLHGLKLTDAQQDKLFAIMHAQAPERRERDKAIRKAHEALRDLGRADKFDDAKAAALARDLGQAVAAEALLQARTEAQALAVLTPEQREQLRQRRVRVRDADGPPDRR from the coding sequence ATGAAACTCAGAAGCCTTTCCGCGGCGGCCGCGCTGCTTGCCGCCAGTATCGCCACGACCTCCGTCACCCCGGCCTTCGCCGCCGGCGAGCCTCCGGCAGAAGGTGACCACGAGCGGGGGCCGGGCGGCCACGGACCCGGCGCGCCGGGCCCGGACATGCCCTTCGGCCGGATGCCCCTGCATGGCCTGAAACTCACCGACGCGCAGCAGGACAAGCTGTTCGCCATCATGCACGCGCAGGCGCCCGAGCGGCGCGAGCGCGACAAGGCCATCCGCAAGGCGCACGAGGCCCTGCGCGACCTGGGCCGCGCGGACAAATTCGACGACGCGAAGGCCGCCGCGCTGGCGCGCGACCTGGGCCAGGCCGTCGCCGCCGAAGCGCTGCTGCAAGCCCGCACGGAAGCCCAGGCGCTGGCCGTGCTGACGCCGGAACAGCGCGAACAACTGCGCCAGCGCCGCGTCCGCGTCCGCGACGCGGACGGCCCGCCAGACCGCCGTTGA